From one Chryseobacterium sp. 3008163 genomic stretch:
- a CDS encoding M1 family metallopeptidase → MKKIILSIAILGALFSGNVSAQTETSGREKVYRATSAKVTELKHTKLKVNFDYQKEQMNGEEWLTASPYFYATNELILDAKGMLIHEVALDNNGKKSPLKFDYKNDVLKITLDKTYQKNQDYTVYIKYTARPNEVKQEGSMAISDAKGLYFINAQGQDPDKPTQIWTQGETESSSAWFPTIDKSIQKTTQEIYMTVPDKYVTLSNGLLKDSQKESNGLRTDHWVMDKRHSTYLFFMGVGEYAVVKDKWKNIAVDYYIEKEYEPYAKQIYGNTPEMIEFFSKKLGYDYPWSKYAQISGRDYVSGAMENTTATLHGSDILQKPGQLIDENKWEDTIAHELFHHWFGDLVTAESWSNLTVNESFANYSEYLWNEYKYGKDQADYHQMEDVNHYIHNPSDFKKDLVRFDYASREDVFDLVTYQKGGGILHMLRNYLGDEAFFAGMNDYLKTYEYKNAEAHQLRLSFEKVSGKDLNWFFNQWYFGSGHPKLNYSYTFEPVKKQVTVVVNQSQELPFEFPLTIDVYDNGKPKRQQVWVNAAAKNTFSFDVSKNPDLVNINADGILVADVTETKTPEQNLMQFTGSKEFKSRYNALTAIKDQVGKSPAATKLLSAALKDPYFRVRQKALELMDLSNAEQLKTLGADVEKLASNDPKTLVQGAAIAALAKTKDKKYLPIFEKGVNAVSNSVKGNSVAAALDVDPSKANTLADKIDLNGASEDLLSKMLPVIVKNKVTSQMSNIASLVAFYPFIKFQNPELGKSAEEGYNWIMTSDNLKATESITKILGQAKGQMGENPQVKMMISQMLKDGLTKKMELLKQNPQKASSINPQIDAINKAIENFK, encoded by the coding sequence ATGAAGAAAATCATTTTATCTATTGCAATATTGGGAGCTTTGTTTTCCGGAAATGTATCTGCACAAACCGAAACTTCAGGCAGAGAAAAAGTCTACAGAGCAACATCTGCGAAAGTAACGGAACTTAAGCATACCAAGCTTAAAGTCAACTTCGATTATCAGAAAGAGCAGATGAATGGGGAAGAGTGGCTGACAGCTTCTCCTTACTTTTATGCGACCAACGAGTTGATTCTGGATGCAAAAGGAATGTTGATTCATGAAGTTGCTTTGGATAACAATGGCAAGAAATCTCCTTTAAAATTTGATTATAAAAATGATGTTTTAAAGATTACTTTAGACAAAACCTATCAGAAAAATCAGGATTATACTGTTTACATCAAATACACAGCTCGTCCGAACGAAGTGAAGCAAGAAGGAAGCATGGCAATCAGCGATGCAAAAGGTCTTTATTTTATCAACGCTCAAGGTCAGGATCCTGATAAACCCACTCAAATCTGGACTCAAGGAGAAACTGAATCTTCTTCAGCTTGGTTTCCGACAATTGATAAATCAATTCAAAAAACAACTCAGGAAATCTACATGACGGTTCCTGATAAATATGTAACGTTGTCAAACGGTCTTCTTAAAGATTCTCAGAAAGAATCAAATGGCTTAAGAACTGATCATTGGGTGATGGATAAAAGACACTCAACGTACCTTTTCTTCATGGGAGTCGGTGAATATGCCGTGGTAAAAGACAAGTGGAAAAATATTGCGGTTGACTATTACATCGAAAAAGAATACGAACCTTACGCAAAACAGATTTACGGAAATACTCCTGAAATGATTGAGTTTTTCTCTAAAAAATTAGGGTATGATTATCCTTGGTCAAAATATGCGCAGATTTCAGGTAGAGATTATGTGAGCGGCGCCATGGAAAATACAACTGCAACACTTCACGGAAGTGATATTTTACAAAAACCGGGACAGTTAATTGATGAGAATAAATGGGAAGATACCATAGCTCACGAATTGTTTCACCATTGGTTCGGAGATTTGGTAACTGCTGAGAGCTGGAGTAATTTGACGGTTAACGAATCTTTTGCCAACTACTCAGAATATCTTTGGAACGAGTACAAATACGGAAAAGATCAGGCAGATTACCATCAGATGGAAGATGTGAATCATTATATTCATAATCCTTCAGATTTCAAAAAAGATTTGGTAAGATTTGATTATGCTTCTCGAGAAGACGTTTTCGATTTGGTAACGTATCAGAAAGGTGGCGGAATTCTTCATATGCTGAGAAATTATTTAGGAGATGAAGCTTTTTTTGCCGGAATGAATGATTACCTAAAAACCTATGAATACAAGAATGCCGAAGCTCACCAACTGAGATTATCTTTCGAAAAAGTTTCGGGTAAAGATTTAAACTGGTTCTTTAATCAATGGTATTTTGGAAGCGGGCATCCAAAATTGAATTACTCTTACACTTTTGAGCCGGTAAAAAAACAAGTGACTGTAGTTGTCAATCAGTCTCAGGAATTGCCTTTCGAGTTTCCTTTGACCATCGATGTTTACGATAACGGAAAACCAAAAAGACAACAGGTTTGGGTGAATGCAGCTGCAAAAAATACATTCAGCTTTGATGTCTCAAAAAATCCTGATTTGGTCAACATTAATGCAGACGGAATATTGGTTGCAGACGTTACTGAAACTAAAACACCCGAGCAGAATCTGATGCAGTTTACAGGTTCGAAAGAATTTAAAAGCAGATACAATGCTTTAACGGCTATCAAAGATCAGGTAGGAAAAAGCCCTGCAGCGACAAAATTATTGTCTGCGGCGTTAAAAGATCCTTATTTCAGAGTGAGACAAAAAGCTTTGGAATTAATGGACTTATCAAACGCAGAACAGCTTAAAACTTTGGGAGCAGATGTTGAAAAATTAGCTTCAAATGATCCTAAAACTTTAGTTCAGGGAGCCGCAATTGCAGCTTTGGCAAAGACAAAAGATAAAAAATACCTTCCGATTTTCGAGAAAGGGGTAAATGCCGTTTCAAATTCTGTAAAAGGGAATTCTGTTGCAGCAGCTTTAGATGTTGATCCTTCTAAGGCAAATACTTTGGCTGATAAAATCGATTTGAACGGAGCTTCAGAAGATTTATTAAGTAAAATGCTTCCGGTTATTGTTAAAAATAAAGTGACTTCTCAAATGTCAAATATTGCTTCACTGGTTGCTTTTTATCCTTTCATTAAATTCCAGAATCCTGAATTGGGGAAATCTGCGGAAGAAGGATACAATTGGATCATGACTTCCGATAATTTAAAAGCTACAGAAAGCATTACCAAAATTTTAGGTCAGGCAAAAGGACAAATGGGAGAAAATCCTCAGGTAAAAATGATGATTTCTCAAATGTTAAAAGATGGTTTGACGAAGAAAATGGAACTTCTGAAACAAAATCCTCAAAAAGCTTCAAGCATCAATCCACAGATTGACGCCATTAATAAAGCAATTGAAAATTTCAAATAG
- a CDS encoding thymidylate synthase gives MQNYLDLLKHIKENGTDKTDRTGTGTRSVFGYQLRYDLSKGFPMVTTKKVHLKSIIYELLWFLKGDTNVKYLNDNGVSIWDEWADENGDLGPVYGAQWRSWNGADNKVVDQISEVIDQIKKNPDSRRLIVSAWNVAEIPNMALAPCHALFQFYVADGKLSLQLYQRSADVFLGVPFNIASYALLLMMVAQVCDLEVGDYVHSFGDVHIYNNHFEQVERQLSRDPKALPTMKLNPEIKDIFDFNFEDFTLENYDPHPGIKAPVAI, from the coding sequence ATGCAAAATTATTTAGACCTTCTAAAACATATCAAAGAAAACGGAACCGACAAAACCGACCGTACCGGAACGGGAACAAGAAGTGTTTTTGGGTATCAGTTGAGATATGATTTGTCTAAAGGTTTTCCGATGGTAACAACCAAAAAGGTGCATTTGAAATCAATTATTTACGAATTGCTTTGGTTTTTAAAAGGTGATACCAACGTAAAATATCTGAATGACAACGGCGTTAGCATTTGGGACGAATGGGCAGATGAAAACGGAGATTTAGGTCCTGTTTATGGTGCTCAATGGAGAAGCTGGAACGGAGCGGATAATAAAGTGGTTGATCAGATTTCGGAAGTGATTGACCAGATTAAAAAAAATCCGGATTCCAGAAGATTAATTGTTTCTGCTTGGAACGTTGCAGAAATTCCAAATATGGCTTTAGCGCCTTGTCATGCACTCTTTCAGTTTTACGTAGCTGACGGAAAATTATCTTTACAGCTGTACCAGAGAAGTGCAGATGTATTTTTAGGCGTACCGTTCAATATTGCTAGCTATGCGCTTTTATTAATGATGGTTGCGCAGGTTTGTGATCTTGAAGTGGGAGATTATGTTCATAGTTTTGGTGATGTTCATATTTACAATAATCATTTTGAGCAGGTCGAAAGACAGCTTTCAAGAGATCCGAAAGCGCTTCCTACCATGAAACTAAATCCTGAGATTAAAGATATTTTCGATTTTAATTTTGAAGATTTTACCTTAGAAAACTACGATCCACATCCAGGAATTAAAGCGCCTGTGGCGATTTAA
- a CDS encoding SDR family NAD(P)-dependent oxidoreductase, with protein sequence MGILDNKVALVTGAGSGIGLAIAQSYAKEGAKVIVSDINEEHGNQAVEKIKSEGGEASFVKADTSKAEEVEALVKSTVEIYGRLDIACNNAGIGGEANQTGDYSLEGWKKVIDINLDGVFYGCKYELTQMEKNGGGVIVNIASIHGTVAAPLSSAYTSTKHAVVGLTKNIGAEYGKKNIRCNAVGPGYIDTPLLNQLDKEHKDALIAKHPMGRLGTSEEVAELVLFLSSEKSSFMTGGYYLVDGDYTAV encoded by the coding sequence ATGGGAATTTTAGATAATAAAGTAGCTCTGGTAACAGGAGCGGGTTCAGGAATCGGATTGGCAATTGCTCAGTCTTACGCAAAAGAAGGTGCTAAAGTTATCGTTTCTGATATCAATGAAGAGCACGGAAATCAGGCGGTAGAAAAAATAAAATCTGAAGGCGGTGAAGCATCTTTTGTGAAAGCTGATACTTCGAAAGCAGAAGAGGTAGAAGCTCTTGTGAAATCAACAGTTGAAATCTATGGAAGATTAGATATCGCTTGTAACAATGCCGGAATTGGCGGTGAAGCCAATCAAACAGGAGATTACAGTCTTGAAGGTTGGAAAAAAGTAATCGATATCAACCTAGATGGTGTTTTTTACGGTTGTAAATATGAACTTACTCAAATGGAGAAAAACGGTGGCGGAGTAATCGTCAATATCGCTTCGATACACGGAACGGTTGCAGCACCACTTTCTTCAGCATATACTTCAACCAAACATGCAGTGGTTGGCTTAACTAAAAATATTGGCGCTGAGTATGGAAAGAAAAATATTCGTTGCAATGCAGTTGGTCCGGGATATATCGATACACCATTATTGAATCAGCTAGACAAAGAGCATAAAGATGCATTGATAGCAAAACATCCTATGGGAAGGCTTGGAACATCAGAAGAAGTTGCAGAGTTGGTGCTGTTTCTAAGCTCTGAAAAATCATCTTTTATGACAGGCGGTTACTACCTTGTCGATGGAGATTACACAGCCGTTTAA
- a CDS encoding alpha-amylase family glycosyl hydrolase, whose translation MDLSTEWKHTTNIYEVNLRQYTQKGTFKAFEKEMPRLKNMGVKTLWFMPVTPIAQLNKKGSLGSQYAASDYTTINPEFGTMDEFKHMVNEAHRLGFKVIIDWVANHTGWGHVWTKTHPEFYLKDPDGSFHKASGMDDIIELDYKNQEMRKAMIDAMKFWVKETNIDGFRCDLASWVELDFWIEARPEVEKLKPLFFIGEYDEIENPDYGKVFDASYSWKWMHKSADYYQKNEPLSELIDLLKQYSAIGDSSMRAWFTTNHDENSWNGTEFEKYGDITKPMAVFSATWNGIPLLYSGQELPNLKRLEFFEKDVIDWNGNYEMADFYKTLLNLKSSNPALRGGDSAVSTYLLNTTANDKILAYVRKNGQDEVLVILNFSKDPVNFTIQDENLNGTFNNVFDKTKRDFSEGKDFNFKVSDFAVLKNKV comes from the coding sequence ATGGATTTATCAACAGAATGGAAACATACCACCAATATTTACGAAGTTAATCTAAGACAATATACTCAGAAAGGAACATTCAAAGCATTTGAAAAAGAAATGCCACGCCTCAAAAACATGGGCGTGAAAACCCTTTGGTTCATGCCCGTTACTCCCATTGCCCAACTTAATAAAAAGGGAAGTTTGGGAAGCCAATATGCCGCTTCAGACTACACAACCATCAATCCCGAATTCGGAACAATGGATGAATTTAAGCACATGGTCAACGAAGCGCATCGGTTAGGCTTTAAAGTAATCATCGACTGGGTGGCTAATCATACAGGCTGGGGTCATGTCTGGACAAAAACTCATCCCGAATTTTATTTAAAAGATCCGGACGGAAGCTTCCACAAAGCATCAGGAATGGATGACATCATCGAACTCGATTACAAAAATCAGGAGATGAGAAAAGCGATGATTGATGCCATGAAATTTTGGGTAAAAGAAACCAATATCGACGGTTTCCGATGTGATCTGGCATCGTGGGTAGAATTAGATTTTTGGATAGAGGCAAGACCCGAAGTCGAAAAACTGAAGCCTCTTTTCTTCATCGGAGAATATGATGAAATTGAAAACCCAGATTACGGAAAAGTTTTTGACGCAAGCTATTCATGGAAATGGATGCATAAGTCAGCCGATTATTATCAAAAAAATGAACCTCTCAGCGAATTAATAGATTTGCTTAAACAATATTCTGCAATCGGAGATTCATCCATGAGAGCATGGTTTACGACCAATCACGACGAAAACTCATGGAACGGAACCGAATTCGAAAAATATGGTGATATCACCAAGCCAATGGCAGTATTCTCTGCAACCTGGAACGGAATTCCGCTTTTGTATTCCGGTCAGGAACTTCCAAACTTAAAAAGATTAGAGTTCTTCGAGAAAGATGTCATCGATTGGAACGGAAATTATGAGATGGCAGATTTCTATAAAACGTTATTAAACTTAAAATCATCAAATCCTGCTTTGCGTGGCGGAGATTCCGCAGTTTCAACTTATCTTCTAAACACCACAGCTAATGATAAAATTTTGGCGTATGTGAGAAAAAACGGACAAGATGAGGTTTTAGTTATTTTAAATTTTTCAAAAGATCCGGTAAATTTTACTATTCAGGATGAGAATTTAAACGGAACTTTCAATAATGTTTTTGACAAAACAAAACGAGACTTCAGCGAGGGAAAAGATTTTAATTTTAAAGTTTCTGATTTCGCTGTTTTGAAAAATAAAGTATAA
- a CDS encoding IS1096 element passenger TnpR family protein has protein sequence MVYKIRVILDTKEDIFRDVEIKGKQTLWNLHLGIKSAFNLSGDELSTFNLLEEDGTIVKSVPLEDMSDEGDGEIMSDVYIDEAFENAGDKAQFQYGLLDLWEFFCELVEVNEETKGVNYPITVYRFGNAPLKAPSKSGGAGSKNKKSAMPLMDDDFGFEDDFGAGNSFADEDDDSFDDDEDDDYNDDVFDDEDDSDDDRI, from the coding sequence ATGGTTTACAAAATCCGTGTAATATTAGATACAAAAGAAGATATTTTCCGTGATGTTGAGATTAAAGGAAAACAAACACTCTGGAATCTTCATTTAGGAATCAAAAGTGCTTTCAACCTTAGTGGTGATGAGCTTTCTACTTTTAATCTCCTCGAAGAAGATGGTACCATTGTGAAGAGTGTTCCTCTGGAAGATATGAGTGATGAAGGGGATGGCGAGATTATGTCAGACGTTTACATCGATGAAGCATTTGAAAATGCTGGCGACAAAGCACAGTTTCAGTACGGTTTGCTTGACCTGTGGGAGTTTTTCTGCGAATTGGTAGAAGTGAACGAAGAAACAAAAGGGGTGAATTACCCAATTACCGTTTACAGATTCGGAAATGCTCCATTAAAAGCTCCAAGCAAAAGTGGAGGTGCTGGCTCAAAAAACAAAAAATCAGCAATGCCTTTGATGGATGATGATTTTGGTTTTGAAGATGACTTCGGGGCAGGCAACAGTTTCGCAGACGAAGATGATGACAGCTTCGATGATGACGAAGATGACGACTACAACGATGATGTCTTCGATGATGAAGATGACAGCGACGACGATAGAATCTAA
- a CDS encoding sensor histidine kinase, which yields MKFYRLSFISSCLLTLVMLVLVVIFDALNEKYDHNSFFKIGFIISVLVMFVVNYVVLELLFSYYAKKQVRNISKILPEEIVYDNQENITLKELGERFSDFNQQKVTEMEVMKKMESYRKEYIGNVSHELKTPLFSIQGYVETLSEGGVENLNIRDKYLERIGISVERLIAIVNDLDMINRLEAGEIDVTVSKFDVNILVKEIFDLLDLEAEKNNTVLQLQTLHSQIFVEADKQKISQVFINLISNAIHYANRQEAKVVVKTSVLRNKVLIEVIDNGMGIKEELLPRIFERFYRVETSRSRRQGGSGLGLAIVKHILEAHNENITVESVYLEGTKFSFMLEKSK from the coding sequence TTGAAATTTTACAGACTTAGTTTCATCTCATCATGTCTATTGACATTGGTGATGTTGGTTTTGGTCGTCATTTTTGATGCCCTCAACGAAAAATATGACCACAACTCATTTTTTAAAATAGGTTTTATCATCTCTGTCTTGGTCATGTTTGTCGTCAATTACGTAGTTCTCGAATTACTTTTCAGTTACTATGCCAAAAAGCAGGTAAGAAATATCTCCAAAATTTTGCCGGAAGAGATTGTTTACGACAATCAGGAAAATATCACCTTAAAAGAATTGGGTGAAAGATTCTCCGACTTCAACCAGCAAAAAGTCACCGAGATGGAAGTGATGAAAAAGATGGAAAGCTACCGTAAAGAATACATCGGAAACGTATCTCATGAGCTTAAAACTCCACTTTTTTCAATTCAGGGATACGTAGAAACCTTGAGTGAAGGCGGTGTAGAAAATCTAAACATCAGAGACAAATATCTTGAAAGAATCGGTATTTCCGTCGAAAGATTGATTGCAATCGTCAATGATTTGGATATGATTAACAGGCTGGAAGCAGGAGAAATAGATGTTACCGTTTCAAAATTTGATGTTAATATCTTGGTTAAAGAAATCTTTGATCTTCTTGATTTGGAAGCTGAGAAAAATAATACAGTTTTACAATTACAGACTTTACACAGTCAGATATTTGTAGAAGCCGACAAACAAAAGATATCGCAGGTTTTTATCAATCTCATTTCAAACGCAATACATTACGCCAACAGACAGGAAGCGAAGGTAGTAGTGAAAACAAGTGTTCTCAGAAACAAAGTACTCATCGAAGTGATCGACAACGGAATGGGAATTAAAGAAGAACTTCTCCCAAGAATCTTCGAGCGTTTTTACCGTGTAGAAACCAGCAGAAGCCGAAGACAGGGTGGTTCAGGTTTAGGCTTGGCCATCGTGAAACATATATTAGAAGCTCATAACGAAAACATTACGGTAGAAAGTGTGTATCTTGAAGGCACCAAATTCAGTTTTATGCTCGAAAAAAGCAAATAA
- a CDS encoding response regulator produces the protein MNQKKILLIDDELDILEILSYNLEKEGYDVTTATNGNEGIEKAKEIIPDLILLDVMMPEKDGIETCQELRKIKELQKSLIVFLSARSEEFSQLAGFQAGANDYIVKLIKPKILISKVNALLQLTSLVSDNAKLIEVGDLIIDKDNFRVSKSGQQFLLPKKEFDLLYLLASNTEKVFKREEILERVWGNDVIVGERTIDVHIRRLREKLGINTIQTLKGIGYKLIV, from the coding sequence ATGAACCAAAAAAAGATTCTATTAATTGATGATGAACTGGATATTCTCGAAATTCTTTCATACAATTTAGAAAAAGAAGGCTACGATGTTACTACCGCTACAAACGGAAACGAAGGTATAGAAAAAGCCAAAGAAATTATCCCGGATCTTATCTTATTAGATGTCATGATGCCAGAAAAAGACGGTATCGAAACGTGTCAGGAATTACGTAAAATAAAAGAACTTCAAAAAAGTTTGATCGTTTTCCTTTCTGCAAGAAGTGAAGAGTTTTCTCAGTTGGCAGGTTTTCAGGCAGGAGCTAATGATTATATCGTAAAGTTAATCAAACCGAAAATTCTGATTTCAAAAGTAAACGCTTTGTTACAGTTGACTTCTCTGGTTTCTGATAATGCAAAACTCATTGAAGTTGGAGATTTGATAATAGATAAAGATAACTTTAGAGTTTCAAAAAGCGGACAGCAGTTTTTACTTCCAAAGAAAGAATTTGATCTTTTATATCTTTTAGCTTCAAACACTGAGAAAGTATTCAAAAGAGAAGAGATTTTAGAAAGAGTTTGGGGAAATGATGTGATTGTGGGCGAAAGAACCATCGACGTACACATCAGAAGACTAAGAGAAAAATTAGGAATCAATACCATTCAGACTTTAAAAGGAATTGGATATAAATTGATTGTTTAA
- a CDS encoding TonB-dependent receptor plug domain-containing protein yields the protein MKIYKLSIAVLFLSGSVFYAQEKVQDTVKKEKAIEGVVIQGSTNKKTETAVLGEQKRAIIQKQAISAEEISRKGISNVEQGLTKVTGITTVEGRGLFVRGLEERYNYLLINGLGSPSNNPFQKIIALKQFPTDVVGKLNIYKTFNSNLYGDFAGATFDIETMTIDKSFSKIEFGVGVNTLSTFRDNFKVSEGADGMEGYLGLNSKNRKLPTEVRNSRPNNYRFTADQSLNSFKDTWNVDNVKSMPNTSIGFTTAQKVKMSESGNLGIIFSLNQATKFEYKEGTNSQFRSQGQNSFIDNMNFLNRKQYNYETESSALLALGYKNKGTNINLNAIYLQNTNNIIEDNFGYKDNQVQNENSGFFRTNQLDISRFLDLQLTASQKINDRNQIKAGASYVVNNYSQPDRKIIEGNRTDPNTGAILSEGNIQMRYGGNNLIRQYLDVDSRFYGSAFAEYQLSLGEKGERKDFPIQIAVGYNGFSDFRKTSYRFLFGRTASSSLSPFVVNVDTPQNTFDASIRNGDLFYQEGSDISQFYSSFYQIINGGYANINLKPNDTWDILLGARYENDMTLIRYSDQSANTKVNLEKNLDFFLPSLAVKKAVNDRNNLRFSFSKTVTRPILIETLPITYINPDNVNIVGNPDIKNSENYNLDLKWEYFPSAKEMFAVNLFAKRIDNAIERSLVASGNATGSTITFFNAKRADLFGIELEGILSLKRISESLSRFTLGANATIMHSNVERSQEQLNMEEPTWFKSTGEVLRKRGLQGASPYTINADLRYELKSRNNLAHTLSLVYNVSGSKIFATGGTGTDNYYEKPFSQFDFVYQGQLSKIGT from the coding sequence ATGAAAATTTATAAACTCAGCATTGCAGTCTTATTTTTATCTGGATCTGTATTCTATGCTCAAGAGAAAGTGCAAGATACGGTAAAGAAAGAAAAGGCAATTGAAGGAGTAGTAATTCAAGGAAGTACTAATAAGAAGACTGAAACGGCAGTCTTAGGTGAACAAAAACGAGCTATCATTCAAAAACAGGCGATAAGCGCTGAAGAAATCTCAAGAAAAGGCATCTCTAACGTTGAGCAGGGACTTACAAAAGTAACTGGTATTACAACAGTAGAAGGAAGAGGTCTTTTCGTAAGAGGTCTTGAAGAAAGATACAACTATCTTTTAATCAACGGATTAGGATCACCTTCAAACAATCCTTTCCAAAAAATCATTGCTTTAAAGCAGTTTCCAACTGATGTTGTTGGTAAGCTAAATATTTATAAAACGTTTAACTCAAATCTTTACGGAGATTTTGCCGGTGCAACTTTCGATATAGAAACAATGACTATCGACAAATCTTTTTCTAAAATTGAATTTGGAGTTGGAGTAAACACCTTAAGTACATTCAGAGATAATTTTAAAGTATCTGAAGGAGCTGACGGGATGGAGGGTTATTTGGGATTAAATTCAAAAAATAGAAAATTACCTACTGAAGTCAGAAATTCTAGACCAAATAACTACAGATTTACTGCTGATCAATCATTAAATTCATTTAAAGATACTTGGAATGTAGATAATGTAAAATCTATGCCTAACACAAGCATCGGTTTTACCACTGCTCAAAAAGTAAAAATGAGCGAATCTGGAAACTTAGGGATTATCTTTTCACTAAATCAGGCTACCAAATTTGAGTATAAAGAGGGAACCAACAGCCAATTCAGATCACAAGGACAAAATTCATTTATTGACAACATGAATTTCCTTAATCGTAAACAATATAATTACGAAACAGAATCTTCTGCTTTGTTAGCATTAGGATATAAAAACAAAGGAACGAATATTAACTTAAATGCTATCTATTTACAAAATACAAATAATATCATTGAAGATAATTTTGGATACAAGGATAATCAAGTACAGAATGAAAATTCAGGTTTCTTTAGAACTAATCAATTAGATATTTCGAGATTTTTAGATTTACAATTAACTGCTTCTCAGAAAATCAACGATAGAAATCAAATAAAAGCAGGAGCTAGTTATGTTGTAAATAACTACAGTCAGCCAGACAGAAAAATTATAGAAGGTAACCGTACTGATCCAAATACGGGAGCAATTCTTTCTGAAGGTAACATCCAAATGCGTTATGGAGGAAACAACCTTATCCGTCAGTATTTAGATGTTGACTCTAGGTTCTATGGTTCGGCATTCGCAGAATATCAATTATCTCTAGGTGAGAAAGGAGAAAGAAAAGATTTTCCTATCCAAATTGCAGTTGGTTATAATGGATTCTCCGATTTTAGAAAAACCTCTTATCGATTTTTATTTGGAAGAACGGCAAGTAGTTCACTATCTCCATTTGTTGTAAATGTTGATACACCACAAAACACATTTGATGCTTCAATAAGAAATGGAGATCTATTCTATCAGGAAGGCTCGGATATCTCACAATTCTACTCAAGTTTCTATCAAATCATTAATGGAGGTTATGCTAACATTAATTTGAAACCAAATGATACCTGGGATATTTTACTAGGAGCCAGATATGAAAATGACATGACGCTTATCCGTTATTCTGACCAAAGTGCCAATACAAAAGTAAATTTGGAGAAAAATTTAGATTTCTTTCTTCCATCTTTAGCGGTGAAAAAAGCAGTTAATGATAGAAATAATTTAAGATTTTCATTCAGTAAAACTGTTACACGTCCTATTCTTATAGAGACATTGCCTATTACGTATATAAATCCTGATAACGTAAATATTGTTGGTAATCCTGATATTAAAAATAGTGAAAACTACAATTTAGATTTAAAATGGGAATATTTCCCATCTGCAAAAGAGATGTTTGCAGTCAACTTATTTGCAAAAAGAATAGATAATGCAATCGAACGTTCTTTGGTAGCTTCAGGAAATGCGACAGGTTCAACAATTACCTTTTTTAACGCCAAGAGAGCAGATTTGTTTGGTATTGAGTTGGAAGGAATTTTAAGCTTAAAAAGAATCTCCGAATCACTTAGCAGATTCACCTTAGGAGCAAACGCTACAATCATGCATTCTAATGTTGAAAGAAGTCAGGAGCAACTTAACATGGAAGAACCTACATGGTTTAAATCTACTGGTGAAGTATTGCGTAAAAGAGGTCTTCAAGGTGCTTCTCCTTACACAATTAATGCAGATTTGAGATATGAATTAAAAAGTCGTAACAACTTAGCACACACATTATCTCTTGTATACAATGTCTCAGGAAGTAAAATATTTGCTACAGGAGGTACAGGTACTGACAATTATTATGAAAAGCCATTTAGCCAATTCGATTTTGTTTATCAGGGGCAACTGTCAAAAATTGGAACTTAA
- a CDS encoding DUF6896 domain-containing protein encodes MLSGIGVYFQREGELDRYTYRFHGAGCCVEKDGITCDYDYSVNNISFSLWKFKQFIMTHPKYKNENLSDNYLEIELYHLIEQGKLSWMTWGGTIWKVYEYII; translated from the coding sequence ATTTTATCAGGGATAGGGGTCTATTTCCAGAGAGAAGGAGAGCTAGATAGGTACACATATAGATTTCATGGGGCAGGCTGCTGTGTAGAAAAAGATGGTATTACATGTGATTATGATTATTCTGTAAATAATATTTCTTTTTCTTTATGGAAGTTTAAACAATTCATTATGACTCATCCTAAATATAAAAATGAGAATTTATCAGATAATTATTTAGAAATAGAATTATATCACTTAATAGAACAAGGAAAGTTATCTTGGATGACTTGGGGAGGTACAATTTGGAAAGTATATGAGTATATTATCTAA